The Frankiales bacterium genome has a window encoding:
- the dnaB gene encoding replicative DNA helicase: protein MSVVELSPRDDSVPDRTPPQDIAAEQSVLGAMLLSKDAIADVVETLREADFYRPAHALIYAAVLDLYGRGEPADAITVSSELAKIGELGRVGGAPYLHTLVASVPTAANASYYAHIVSERAVLRRLVEAGTRIVQMGFQGEGDVDMIVDRAQAAVYDVTDRRTSDDYLPLSEIMPGTLEEIDAIASRGGVLAGVPTGFADLDAVTNGLHGGQMVVVAARPAIGKSTLGLDLARSASIRHGLASAIFSLEMSRNEIAMRLLSAEAQIALNHLRSGTMSDGDWQKLARKMSAVSEAPLFIDDSPNMTMMEIRAKCRRLKQRHDLRLVVIDYLQLMTSGKKVESRQQEVSEFSRSLKLLAKELDVPVVAISQLNRGAEQRTDKRPQMSDLRESGSIEQDADMVVLLHREDAYERESPRAGEADFILAKHRNGPTGTFTVAFQGHYSRFVDMAQV from the coding sequence GTGAGCGTCGTCGAGCTCAGCCCGCGCGACGACTCGGTCCCCGACCGCACCCCGCCCCAGGACATCGCCGCCGAGCAGTCGGTCCTCGGCGCCATGCTGCTGAGCAAGGACGCCATCGCCGACGTCGTCGAGACGCTGCGCGAGGCCGACTTCTACCGGCCGGCGCACGCCCTCATCTACGCCGCGGTCCTCGACCTCTACGGCCGCGGCGAGCCCGCCGACGCGATCACCGTCTCCTCCGAGCTGGCCAAGATCGGCGAGCTCGGCCGGGTCGGCGGCGCGCCCTACCTGCACACCCTGGTCGCCTCCGTCCCCACGGCGGCCAACGCCTCCTACTACGCCCACATCGTCTCCGAGCGGGCCGTGCTGCGCCGGCTGGTCGAGGCGGGCACCCGCATCGTGCAGATGGGCTTCCAGGGCGAGGGCGACGTCGACATGATCGTCGACCGCGCCCAGGCGGCGGTCTACGACGTCACCGACCGCCGCACCAGCGACGACTACCTCCCGCTGTCGGAGATCATGCCCGGCACCCTGGAGGAGATCGACGCGATCGCCTCGCGCGGCGGCGTGCTCGCCGGCGTCCCCACGGGCTTCGCCGACCTCGACGCGGTCACCAACGGCCTGCACGGCGGCCAGATGGTGGTGGTCGCGGCCCGTCCCGCGATCGGCAAGTCCACGCTCGGGCTCGACCTCGCGCGCTCGGCCTCGATCCGCCACGGCCTGGCCAGCGCCATCTTCAGCCTGGAGATGAGCCGCAACGAGATCGCGATGCGCCTGCTCTCCGCCGAGGCCCAGATCGCGCTCAACCATCTCCGCAGCGGCACGATGTCCGACGGCGACTGGCAGAAGCTGGCCCGCAAGATGAGCGCGGTCAGCGAGGCGCCGCTGTTCATCGACGACAGCCCCAACATGACGATGATGGAGATCCGGGCCAAGTGCCGCCGGCTCAAGCAGCGGCACGACCTGCGCCTCGTCGTCATCGACTACCTCCAGCTGATGACCTCGGGCAAGAAGGTCGAGAGCCGCCAGCAGGAGGTGTCGGAGTTCTCCCGGTCGCTCAAGCTGCTGGCCAAGGAGCTCGACGTCCCCGTGGTCGCCATCAGCCAGCTCAACCGCGGCGCCGAGCAGCGCACCGACAAGCGCCCGCAGATGAGCGACCTGCGCGAGTCCGGCTCGATCGAGCAGGACGCCGACATGGTGGTGCTGCTGCACCGCGAGGACGCCTACGAGCGCGAGAGCCCGCGCGCGGGCGAGGCCGACTTCATCCTCGCCAAGCACCGCAACGGCCCCACCGGCACGTTCACGGTGGCGTTCCAGGGCCACTACAGCCGCTTCGTCGACATGGCCCAGGTCTAG
- a CDS encoding cryptochrome/photolyase family protein yields the protein MRLLFADQLGPHFRADLADDEPVLLVESRAAFARRRAHRQKAHLLLSALRHLAVELGERAVHVRAESYGAALERLRVDPREVSVVDPTSYAARRWVREQGMTVLPARGFTLAESDFQGWLGSRRPVLEEFYRHQRGRLGLLLEPDGGPVGGRWNFDADNRLPPPRGRRTLGLPHPWRPEEDDVDAAVRRDLDAWAAEGVALVGADAPRTFAATRVEALTALADFVRHRLVQFGPYEDAMLHDDWAMAHSLLSVPMNLGLVEPLEVVEAAVSAHREGRAPLPSVEAVVRQVVGWREWAWQLYWALGPEYAGRNALGAREPLPEWFADLRPELVRAACLRSALEEVRDRAWSHHIVRLMVLGNWALQRGYDPRATAAWFRDGFADGYDWVMVTNVVGMALYADGGRMATKPYAAGGAYLHRMSDHCRSCPFSPSVRVGPRACPFTAGYWAFLDRHAEALRGNHRLARPYAGLQRLTDREALVAQESARGDGPP from the coding sequence GTGAGGCTGCTGTTCGCCGACCAGCTCGGTCCGCACTTCCGCGCCGACCTGGCCGACGACGAGCCGGTGCTCCTGGTGGAGTCGCGCGCCGCGTTCGCCCGGCGGCGCGCGCACCGGCAGAAGGCGCACCTGCTGCTCTCCGCGCTGCGCCACCTCGCGGTCGAGCTCGGCGAGCGGGCCGTGCACGTGCGGGCGGAGTCGTACGGCGCCGCGCTGGAGCGGCTGCGCGTCGACCCGCGCGAGGTGAGCGTCGTCGACCCGACGTCGTACGCCGCCCGGCGATGGGTGCGCGAGCAGGGCATGACCGTGCTCCCCGCCCGCGGGTTCACCCTGGCGGAGAGCGACTTCCAGGGCTGGCTGGGCTCGCGCCGCCCCGTGCTGGAGGAGTTCTACCGCCACCAGCGCGGCCGGCTCGGGCTGCTGCTCGAGCCCGACGGCGGCCCGGTCGGCGGCCGCTGGAACTTCGACGCCGACAACCGCCTGCCGCCGCCGCGCGGGCGGCGCACGCTCGGCCTGCCGCACCCCTGGCGGCCGGAGGAGGACGACGTCGACGCCGCCGTGCGCCGCGACCTCGACGCCTGGGCGGCCGAGGGCGTCGCGCTCGTGGGCGCCGACGCGCCGCGCACGTTCGCCGCCACGCGGGTCGAGGCGCTGACCGCGCTCGCGGACTTCGTGCGCCACCGGCTGGTGCAGTTCGGGCCCTACGAGGACGCGATGCTGCACGACGACTGGGCGATGGCGCACAGCCTGCTGTCCGTGCCGATGAACCTCGGCCTCGTCGAGCCGCTCGAGGTGGTGGAGGCGGCCGTCTCGGCGCACCGCGAGGGACGGGCGCCGCTGCCGAGCGTCGAGGCGGTCGTGCGCCAGGTGGTGGGCTGGCGGGAGTGGGCCTGGCAGCTGTACTGGGCGCTGGGGCCGGAGTACGCCGGGCGCAACGCGCTCGGGGCGCGCGAGCCGCTGCCGGAGTGGTTCGCCGACCTGCGCCCGGAGCTGGTGCGGGCGGCCTGCCTGCGCTCCGCGCTGGAGGAGGTGCGCGACCGGGCCTGGAGCCACCACATCGTGCGGCTCATGGTGCTGGGCAACTGGGCGCTGCAGCGCGGCTACGACCCGCGCGCCACCGCCGCCTGGTTCCGCGACGGCTTCGCCGACGGCTACGACTGGGTCATGGTGACCAACGTCGTCGGCATGGCGCTCTACGCCGACGGCGGGCGGATGGCCACCAAGCCCTACGCGGCCGGCGGCGCCTACCTGCACCGGATGAGCGACCACTGCCGCAGCTGCCCGTTCTCGCCGTCGGTGCGCGTGGGGCCGCGGGCCTGCCCGTTCACCGCGGGCTACTGGGCGTTCCTCGACCGCCACGCCGAGGCCCTGCGCGGCAACCACCGGCTCGCCCGGCCCTACGCCGGTCTGCAGCGGCTGACCGACCGCGAGGCGCTCGTCGCGCAGGAGTCCGCGCGGGGCGACGGCCCGCCCTGA